A DNA window from Brassica napus cultivar Da-Ae chromosome C1, Da-Ae, whole genome shotgun sequence contains the following coding sequences:
- the LOC106367468 gene encoding ABC transporter D family member 2, chloroplastic, producing the protein MILITAPPFPTPCSHLRHLHVPPRPPLRHESTTHRSKSSRFRRSVSAASSLLPQPPRNPDKASELRALWKRFWKVAAPYWFSEDKDQARLRLAAVFALTLATTGISVGFNFLGRDFYNALSNKDQEQFTKQLLYYLCGFAGGIPFFVLRDYAKETLSLRWRSWMTKHYLQRYLKDQTFYKIQSQSMIDNPDQRIVDDLSSFTSTALSFSLTLFSATIDLISFSNILFTIYPPLFLLLLLYSLGGTAISLFLGKGLVNLNFMQEKKEADFRYNLVRVRENAESIAFYGGEQNEMQLLLDRFRSAFDNLTELLIASRNLEFFTDGYRYLIQILPAALVAPMFFSGKIEFGVINQSVSAFNHILGDFSLVVYQFQAISAFSAVIDRLGEFDDLLDNNITSHTMDEIELTYQSAERSSLLVDSNGSSLQSRPENQKLLEIQELTLQTPTNGTTLVHNLTAHIYDKDHLLIMGPSGSGKTSLLRAMAGLWRSGKGRITFYLNPQTLENSVNTSPGDVLFLPQRPYMVLGTLRQQLLYPAWTTTTTMDGGSERDDGMDELKKPTTDDLMRTLKNVRLGHIVDRFGGLDSFHEWSSVLSLGEQQRLAFARLLLCQPKLALLDESTSALDEANEAHLYQQIQSAGITYISIGHRQTLTKFHNKILHFSTADPKSIERNWRIEDVNAKEDSLLNQ; encoded by the exons ATGATTTTGATAACAGCTCCCCCTTTCCCCACTCCTTGTTCTCACCTCCGCCATTTACATGTCCCTCCTCGTCCTCCGCTTCGCCATGAATCAACTACGCATCGGAGCAAAAGTTCCCGTTTCCGAAGAAGCGTCTCCGCTGCCTCCTCTTTGCTGCCGCAACCACCTCGTAATCCGGATAAGGCGTCGGAGTTGAGGGCTCTTTGGAAGCGATTCTGGAAAGTGGCGGCGCCTTACTGGTTTTCGGAGGATAAAGACCAGGCCAGGCTGCGTCTAGCCGCCGTCTTCGCTCTAACTCTGGCCACCACCGGAATCAGCGTCGGATTCAATTTCCTCGGCCGTGATTTCTACAATGCTCTCTCCA ACAAGGACCAAGAGCAGTTCACCAAGCAGTTGCTTTACTACCTCTGTGGCTTCGCCGGCGGCATCCCG TTCTTTGTGCTGAGAGATTATGCGAAAGAGACTCTATCACTGAGATGGAGGTCTTGGATGACCAAACACTACCTCCAGCGCTATTTGAAAGACCAAACCTTCTACAAGATTCAGTCCCAATCCATGATCGACAATCCTGATCAGCGCATTGTTGACGACCTGAGCTCCTTCACTTCTACAGCCCTGTCTTTCTCCCTCACTCTCTTCAGCGCCACCATCGACCTCATCTCCTTCAGCAACATCCTCTTCACAATTTACCCTCccctctttctccttctcttgCTCTACTCCCTTGGCGGAACTGCCATCAGTCTCTTTCTCGGCAAG GGACTAGTGAATCTCAACTTTATGCAAGAGAAGAAAGAGGCTGACTTTCGCTACAACCTTGTCCGCGTCAGGGAAAATGCTGAATCCATTGCTTTCTACGGAGGCGAGCAGAATGAAATGCAGCTTCTACTCGACCGTTTCAGAAGCGCTTTTGATAATTTAACT GAATTGCTTATAGCATCTAGAAACCTAGAGTTCTTCACGGATGGGTACCGCTACCTCATTCAGATTCTTCCTGCTGCTCTTGTTGCCCCAATGTTTTTCTCTGGCAAAATTGAGTTTGGTGTTATTAACCAGTCTGTCTCTGCATTCAATCACATCCTCGGAGACTTCTCCCTCGTTGTTTATCAGTTTCAAGCTATCAGCGCCTTCTCTGCTGTCATTGACCGACTTG GTGAATTTGATGATCTTTTGGATAACAACATCACCTCTCACACCATGGACGAGATTGAGCTGACGTATCAGAGTGCGGAGAGGTCTTCTTTGCTAGTAGATTCCAATGGTTCTTCACTCCAGTCTCGACCTGAGAACCAAAAGCTTCTGGAGATCCAGGAGCTCACTCTTCAGACACCAACGAATGGAACCACATTAGTTCACAACTTGACTGCACATATATATGACAAGGATCATCTACTG ATAATGGGTCCTAGTGGGAGTGGTAAAACTTCTCTCCTAAGAGCAATGGCTGGTCTTTGGAGGTCAGGGAAAGGAAGAATCACCTTCTACCTCAATCCTCAAACTCTGGAAAATTCAGTTAATACAAGTCCGGGAGACGTTTTATTCCTTCCACAAAGGCCTTATATGGTTCTAGGAACTCTGCGTCAGCAATTGCTTTATCCTGCCTggactactactactactatgGATGGTGGCAGTGAAAGAGACGATGGAATGGATGAGCTTAAGAAGCCAACAACAGATGATCTGATGCGGACGCTAAAGAATGTTCGTCTTGGACATATAGTGGATCGCTTTGGTGGTCTTGATTCGTTTCATGAGTGGTCCAGTGTGCTCTCACTGGGCGAGCAGCAGCGCCTTGCCTTTGCACGGTTATTATTGTGTCAGCCGAAGCTAGCTCTCCTTGATGAATCCACCAGTGCTTTGGATGAAGCTAATGAG GCACACCTCTACCAGCAAATCCAGTCAGCTGGGATTACATACATAAGCATTGGCCATCGGCAGACGTTGACCAAGTTCCATAACAAGATCTTACACTTTTCAACGGCAGACCCAAAGAGCATAGAACGGAACTGGAGAATAGAGGACGTGAATGCCAAAGAAGATTCTTTGTTGAATCAATAA